In Bradyrhizobium guangxiense, the following are encoded in one genomic region:
- a CDS encoding enolase C-terminal domain-like protein has protein sequence MTETIRIRRFNARPVIVPMTLPLQTSTGAVARAPLVLIDCETDQGARGHAYLFSITPAALKPLTAMVTEMSDLVAGDELLPFEIERKLSQRFTLLGLAGLQRLAQSGIDMAAWDALARSKGLPLARLLGGAPKPVRAYNSKGLGIMPAGAAVEEAHKLLAQGFQAAKIRVGRPDAREDLAVVRAVRKAVGDEVTLMCDYNQALTVTEAICRGEMLDDEGLSWIEEPIRHDDYAGCARIADALRTPVQIGENFDNAFSMQAALSAEACDYVMPDAQRIGGVTGWLGAAALAHAAGIEMSSHLFSEVSAHLLCVTPTAHWLEYVDWADAVLAKRLTIKDGFALPSEEPGNGIAWDEAAVAKYLVT, from the coding sequence ATGACCGAGACCATCCGCATCAGGCGCTTCAACGCGCGGCCCGTGATCGTGCCGATGACCCTGCCGCTCCAGACTTCGACCGGAGCGGTCGCCCGGGCGCCGCTGGTGCTGATCGACTGCGAGACCGACCAGGGCGCGCGGGGGCATGCCTACCTGTTCTCGATCACGCCAGCGGCCCTGAAGCCGCTGACGGCGATGGTCACGGAAATGTCAGATCTCGTCGCCGGCGACGAGCTGCTGCCGTTCGAGATCGAGCGCAAGCTGAGCCAGCGCTTCACGCTGCTGGGCCTCGCGGGCCTGCAGCGGCTGGCACAATCCGGCATCGACATGGCGGCTTGGGACGCTCTGGCGCGCAGCAAGGGCCTGCCGCTGGCGCGGCTGCTGGGCGGCGCACCGAAGCCGGTCAGGGCGTACAACTCGAAAGGGCTCGGCATCATGCCGGCGGGGGCCGCCGTAGAGGAGGCGCACAAGTTGTTGGCCCAGGGATTTCAGGCCGCCAAGATCCGCGTCGGCCGCCCCGATGCACGGGAGGATCTCGCCGTCGTCCGCGCGGTGCGCAAGGCCGTCGGCGACGAGGTGACGCTGATGTGCGACTACAATCAGGCGCTGACGGTCACCGAGGCCATCTGCCGGGGCGAGATGCTCGACGACGAGGGCCTGAGCTGGATCGAGGAGCCGATCCGTCACGACGACTATGCCGGCTGCGCCCGCATTGCCGACGCGCTGCGCACGCCGGTCCAGATCGGCGAGAACTTTGACAACGCCTTTTCGATGCAGGCGGCACTCTCGGCGGAAGCTTGCGACTACGTGATGCCGGACGCACAGCGGATCGGCGGCGTCACCGGCTGGCTGGGCGCCGCCGCGCTCGCCCACGCCGCCGGCATCGAGATGTCCTCGCACCTGTTCTCGGAGGTCAGCGCGCACCTGCTCTGCGTCACGCCGACCGCGCACTGGCTGGAATATGTCGACTGGGCCGACGCGGTGCTGGCAAAGCGGCTGACGATCAAGGACGGCTTTGCGCTGCCGAGCGAGGAGCCGGGGAATGGGATTGCGTGGGACGAGGCGGCGGTCGCCAAATATCTCGTCACATAG
- a CDS encoding adenylate/guanylate cyclase domain-containing protein encodes MKQEISEEQRKNGILTGAAIAFLLLALPLAVWLDLTELSKTALRRQAADLNSVITSVRSYYASNVVGRVLANPNGTTRVVHNYESVPGAIPIPATLSLELGRVIGAQQENITYRFVSDFPFQNRAPHQLDKFEKDALDTLRKDPEQKIVETETSLFNDKVRLVAPVTMGPACVSCHNSHPESPKKDWKVGDVRGIQEVIIAQPIAANIFSFKFLLAYFLIAAGSGLSFLSLQRRQAGRIKTMNKELESANDFLASLSMKISRYIPPQVYKSIFSGQKDVTIHTERKKLTIFFSDIQNFTATAERLQPEQLTQLLNEYFTEMSAIAHEYGGTIDKFIGDAMLIFFGDPETRGDRADAQACLQMAWRMQQRLAELNAKWRAAGIEQPFRSRMGINSGYCNVGNFGSTDRMDYTIIGAEANLAARLQSIAEPGGIVLSYETFALVSDIVRAHALPAITMKGISREVIPYSVDALNDAAAEKSGIITERAPGLELYLDPAVVKSGDTARVRSLLENALASLKPA; translated from the coding sequence GTGAAACAAGAGATCTCCGAAGAGCAGCGCAAGAACGGCATCCTCACGGGCGCCGCGATCGCCTTCCTCCTGCTTGCTCTGCCGCTTGCGGTGTGGTTGGACCTGACCGAGCTGAGCAAGACGGCGTTGCGCCGGCAGGCGGCCGATCTCAACTCGGTCATCACCAGCGTGCGCAGCTATTACGCGTCCAACGTGGTCGGGCGCGTGCTGGCCAATCCGAACGGCACGACCAGGGTGGTTCACAACTACGAATCCGTCCCCGGCGCCATCCCGATCCCTGCGACGCTGTCGCTGGAGCTCGGGCGGGTGATCGGCGCACAGCAGGAGAACATCACCTACCGCTTCGTCTCGGACTTCCCGTTCCAGAATCGCGCCCCACACCAGCTCGACAAGTTCGAAAAGGACGCACTCGATACGCTCCGCAAGGATCCCGAGCAGAAGATCGTCGAGACCGAGACCTCGCTGTTCAACGATAAGGTCCGCCTGGTCGCGCCCGTCACCATGGGCCCGGCCTGCGTGAGCTGCCACAACAGCCACCCCGAGAGCCCGAAGAAGGACTGGAAGGTCGGCGATGTCAGGGGCATCCAGGAGGTGATCATCGCCCAGCCGATCGCCGCCAACATCTTCTCGTTCAAGTTCCTGCTGGCCTATTTCCTGATCGCAGCCGGCAGCGGTCTGTCGTTCCTGTCGCTGCAGCGCCGCCAGGCCGGCCGCATCAAGACCATGAACAAGGAGCTCGAATCCGCCAACGACTTCCTGGCCTCGCTGTCGATGAAGATCTCGCGCTACATCCCGCCGCAGGTCTACAAGAGCATCTTCTCGGGCCAGAAGGACGTCACCATCCACACCGAGCGCAAGAAGCTCACCATCTTCTTCTCCGACATCCAGAACTTCACGGCCACCGCCGAACGGCTGCAGCCGGAGCAACTGACCCAGCTCCTCAACGAATATTTCACGGAGATGTCGGCGATCGCCCATGAATATGGCGGCACCATCGACAAGTTCATCGGCGACGCCATGCTGATCTTCTTCGGCGATCCCGAGACCAGGGGCGACCGCGCCGACGCGCAGGCCTGCCTGCAGATGGCCTGGCGCATGCAGCAGCGCCTTGCCGAGCTCAACGCGAAATGGCGGGCGGCCGGCATCGAGCAGCCGTTCCGCTCGCGCATGGGCATCAATTCCGGCTACTGCAATGTCGGCAATTTCGGCAGCACCGACCGTATGGACTACACCATCATCGGTGCCGAAGCGAACCTCGCCGCGCGCCTGCAGTCGATCGCCGAGCCCGGCGGCATCGTGCTGAGCTACGAGACCTTCGCGCTTGTCAGCGACATCGTCCGCGCCCACGCGCTGCCTGCGATCACCATGAAGGGCATCAGCCGCGAGGTCATTCCCTATTCGGTCGATGCGCTGAACGACGCGGCGGCGGAGAAAAGCGGTATCATCACCGAGCGCGCGCCGGGGCTGGAGCTTTACCTCGACCCCGCTGTGGTGAAATCCGGCGATACCGCTCGCGTACGTTCGCTGCTGGAGAACGCGCTCGCCTCGCTCAAGCCGGCGTGA
- a CDS encoding ABC transporter substrate-binding protein, which produces MRVTGRVLFVLIVAFASLGAMSQQRAEQPASDEDVRIGNVMPYSGALSEFGAIGQAEAAYFDMINARGGINGRKIRFITRDDNSDPSTALELTRNLVEKDGVHLMFGSFGTPGNLATRWYLNEKKIPQLFVASGDEELSQAKAFPWTMGWQPSIRSEGRIYANYIQAYYPRKKIVVLWQNDQFGRMLYKGIQDGLGDLNRHVLVDIAFDIGDEHLDGHVSILKRAGADIFVFLGVPSTASKVIKLAASLNWRPVFIVNDASASIANAMAPAGLENSAGVIAATFLKDPSAPAWKDDPAMKEWFAFMDKYHQVESTNNSAAVYGYAAAEALTQVLKQCGDDLSRDNIMRQAASLRGYNPSVALPDIRMNTSPSNYLPIRQMRLVQFDGRSWQPFGDVIETAFTEGAAR; this is translated from the coding sequence ATGCGCGTCACCGGAAGAGTGCTGTTCGTTCTGATCGTCGCTTTCGCCTCGCTGGGGGCGATGTCGCAGCAACGCGCCGAGCAGCCGGCGAGCGACGAGGACGTCCGCATCGGCAATGTCATGCCGTATTCGGGCGCGCTTTCCGAATTCGGCGCGATCGGTCAGGCGGAAGCCGCTTATTTCGACATGATCAACGCGCGCGGCGGCATCAACGGCCGCAAGATCCGCTTCATCACCCGCGACGACAATTCCGATCCGTCGACCGCGCTCGAGCTGACGCGCAATCTGGTCGAGAAGGACGGGGTGCACCTGATGTTCGGCTCGTTCGGCACGCCCGGCAACCTCGCCACGCGCTGGTATCTGAACGAGAAGAAGATCCCGCAGCTTTTCGTCGCTTCCGGCGACGAGGAGCTGAGCCAGGCCAAGGCGTTCCCCTGGACCATGGGCTGGCAGCCGTCGATCCGGTCGGAGGGGCGCATCTACGCCAACTACATCCAGGCCTATTACCCCAGGAAGAAGATCGTCGTGCTCTGGCAGAACGACCAGTTCGGACGCATGCTCTACAAGGGAATCCAGGACGGCCTCGGCGATCTCAATCGTCATGTCCTGGTCGACATCGCCTTCGACATTGGCGATGAGCACCTCGACGGGCACGTCTCGATCCTCAAGCGCGCCGGCGCGGATATCTTCGTCTTTCTCGGCGTGCCGTCGACGGCATCCAAGGTGATCAAGCTGGCGGCTTCGCTCAACTGGCGCCCGGTGTTCATCGTCAACGATGCCTCCGCCTCGATCGCCAATGCGATGGCGCCTGCGGGCCTCGAGAATTCGGCCGGCGTGATCGCGGCAACCTTCCTGAAGGATCCGAGCGCCCCCGCCTGGAAGGACGATCCCGCCATGAAGGAATGGTTCGCCTTCATGGACAAGTACCATCAGGTCGAAAGCACCAACAACAGCGCCGCGGTCTACGGCTACGCCGCGGCCGAAGCGTTGACGCAGGTGCTGAAGCAATGCGGCGATGACCTGTCACGCGACAACATCATGCGACAGGCGGCTTCGCTCAGAGGCTACAACCCCTCCGTCGCGCTGCCCGACATCAGGATGAACACCTCGCCGAGCAACTATCTGCCGATCAGGCAGATGCGGCTCGTCCAATTCGACGGCCGCTCCTGGCAGCCCTTTGGTGATGTGATCGAGACGGCGTTCACGGAAGGGGCAGCACGGTAA
- a CDS encoding carboxylesterase family protein, with protein sequence MKNHLVFFLLLTMTAASAHVGLPVRLTGSPDLVLAGLTDSDTTAGGTARLCEQVTFSRGLRYGESEANVLDVATSATKADTPRPVLLFVTGDTFTGDRAAPDLSRQIQDQAMCFAARNDMIGVRVNYRLAPSATWPAGAADVAAALSWVHGNIDLFNGDAREIVAVGYGAGAFHVATLLAHPELQTDRADVAAVVLISGIYRAGKDANDSEKAYLGGDATQYDNRSVFPGILNVDVPIVLAWAADDSAGIVAQGETLKKTLCGAGHCPRSALLRSRDGIANAFGLDGSGDSLAEPTLLLVKQLEARGLP encoded by the coding sequence ATGAAGAACCATCTCGTATTTTTCCTGCTTTTGACCATGACGGCGGCATCCGCACATGTCGGCTTGCCGGTGCGGCTGACGGGGTCTCCCGATCTCGTCCTGGCAGGCCTCACCGACTCCGACACCACCGCCGGCGGCACCGCGCGGCTGTGCGAGCAGGTCACCTTCTCGCGCGGCCTGCGCTACGGCGAGAGCGAAGCCAACGTGCTGGATGTCGCCACCAGCGCCACCAAGGCGGACACGCCGCGGCCGGTGCTGCTGTTCGTGACCGGCGACACGTTCACCGGCGACCGCGCCGCGCCGGACTTGTCGCGCCAGATCCAGGACCAGGCGATGTGCTTTGCCGCGCGCAACGACATGATCGGGGTGCGAGTCAATTATCGCCTGGCGCCCTCGGCGACCTGGCCAGCCGGGGCGGCCGACGTGGCGGCGGCGCTGTCCTGGGTTCACGGCAATATCGACCTGTTCAACGGCGATGCCCGAGAGATCGTTGCGGTCGGCTACGGCGCCGGCGCCTTCCATGTCGCGACCCTGCTGGCGCATCCCGAGCTTCAGACCGACCGCGCCGATGTCGCCGCCGTCGTGCTAATCTCCGGCATCTACCGCGCCGGCAAGGACGCGAACGACAGCGAGAAGGCCTATCTCGGTGGCGATGCCACGCAATACGACAACCGGTCGGTGTTCCCCGGCATCCTCAATGTCGACGTGCCGATCGTGCTGGCCTGGGCCGCCGATGATTCCGCCGGCATCGTTGCGCAGGGCGAAACCCTGAAGAAGACGCTCTGCGGCGCCGGTCATTGCCCGCGCAGCGCGCTGCTCCGCAGCCGGGACGGCATCGCAAATGCCTTCGGTCTCGACGGCTCGGGCGACAGTCTCGCCGAGCCGACGCTGCTGCTGGTGAAGCAGCTCGAGGCGCGGGGGCTACCGTAA
- a CDS encoding DUF3606 domain-containing protein, with protein sequence MADNTAKRGGADRALIAISEKYEVAYWSKKFKVTPAKLKYAVKKVGHSAKKVEAYIKLQKHRASDKSRIALSEPYEVRYWSKKFKITPAKLRLVVGVAGHSSKKVEAYLAAQKAAKKKVAKKTAKKATKRKKAA encoded by the coding sequence ATGGCCGACAACACGGCAAAGCGGGGCGGGGCTGATCGCGCCCTGATCGCCATCAGCGAGAAATACGAAGTCGCCTACTGGTCGAAGAAGTTCAAGGTGACCCCGGCCAAGCTGAAATACGCCGTCAAGAAGGTCGGCCATTCCGCCAAGAAGGTCGAGGCGTATATCAAGCTCCAGAAGCACCGAGCTTCCGACAAGAGCCGGATTGCGCTGAGCGAACCCTACGAGGTCCGCTACTGGTCGAAGAAGTTCAAGATCACTCCGGCGAAGCTGAGGCTGGTGGTCGGGGTGGCCGGCCATTCCTCCAAGAAAGTCGAAGCCTATCTCGCCGCCCAGAAGGCCGCGAAGAAGAAGGTGGCCAAGAAGACGGCGAAAAAGGCAACCAAGCGCAAGAAGGCCGCCTGA
- a CDS encoding alpha-ketoglutarate-dependent dioxygenase AlkB codes for MTQLGLFAEPDAGPAGLRYWDNFIDAAAEQALIGRIAALPLQRFQFGAFEGNRRVASFGYRYDYALQRLSEAEPIPDWLLPVARQVEAWAGLPEGSVRQGLCTDYDIGVGIGWHRDKPHFAEILGLSLGSACKFRFRRRSGDKWQRYTLEAQPRSLYMMQGEARALWEHSIPPVEARRYSITFRTLKWT; via the coding sequence ATGACGCAGCTTGGCTTGTTCGCCGAACCGGACGCAGGGCCGGCCGGCCTTCGCTACTGGGACAATTTTATCGATGCCGCCGCCGAGCAGGCGCTGATCGGCCGCATCGCAGCATTGCCGCTGCAGCGCTTCCAGTTCGGGGCGTTCGAGGGCAACCGCCGGGTAGCGTCCTTCGGGTATCGCTATGACTACGCGCTGCAGCGGCTGAGCGAGGCGGAGCCGATCCCGGACTGGCTGCTGCCGGTCGCGCGTCAGGTCGAGGCCTGGGCGGGGCTGCCGGAGGGCAGCGTCCGGCAGGGGCTCTGCACCGACTATGACATCGGCGTCGGCATCGGCTGGCACCGTGACAAGCCGCATTTCGCCGAGATCCTCGGCCTGTCGCTCGGCTCGGCCTGCAAATTCCGCTTTCGCCGCCGCAGCGGCGACAAATGGCAACGCTATACGCTCGAGGCGCAGCCGCGCTCGCTCTATATGATGCAGGGCGAGGCGCGCGCACTGTGGGAGCACAGCATCCCGCCGGTCGAGGCACGCCGTTACTCCATCACGTTCCGGACCCTGAAGTGGACTTAG
- a CDS encoding YiaA/YiaB family inner membrane protein, whose protein sequence is MNQNGQPHSSAWVSFTYASFAASAFLVAIGIFFLPIDLWMKGYLTMGMVMLIQTCITLTKTVRDNHESSRLVNRIEDAKAERLLMEVSKAA, encoded by the coding sequence ATGAACCAGAACGGCCAGCCCCACAGCAGCGCCTGGGTGAGCTTCACATACGCGTCCTTCGCAGCCTCAGCCTTCCTGGTTGCGATCGGCATCTTCTTCCTGCCGATCGACCTCTGGATGAAGGGTTATCTCACCATGGGCATGGTCATGCTGATTCAGACCTGCATCACGCTGACCAAGACCGTACGCGACAATCACGAGAGCAGCCGGCTGGTGAACCGCATCGAGGATGCCAAAGCCGAGCGGCTGCTGATGGAGGTTTCCAAGGCCGCTTGA
- a CDS encoding SDR family NAD(P)-dependent oxidoreductase gives MSHPAIVKDNVAVVTGGASGIGFAAAAAFARTGMKVCIADVDQARLAEAATKLSSIAGAANVMTAVVDVSKTESLTELERTVRERFGGTDILMNNAGIQPGSTLFGEPDHWQRIIDVNMWGIINGSRIFAPAMIARGKSGLIINTGSKQGITTPPGDPVYNVSKAGVKAFTEALQHELRNTRDCRVTAHLLIPGFVFTGLTAKGRTEKPAGAWTPEQTVDFMLARLEAGDFYILCPDNDVPRALDEKRMLWAAGDIIETRPPLSRWHPDYADAFKRFVEGK, from the coding sequence ATGTCGCACCCAGCCATCGTCAAAGACAACGTTGCCGTCGTCACAGGTGGCGCATCCGGAATCGGATTTGCCGCCGCCGCGGCGTTTGCGCGCACCGGCATGAAGGTGTGCATCGCGGATGTCGATCAGGCACGTCTGGCTGAGGCCGCAACAAAACTGTCATCCATCGCCGGTGCCGCGAACGTAATGACGGCCGTGGTCGATGTCAGCAAGACAGAAAGCCTGACGGAACTGGAACGCACTGTGCGCGAGCGGTTCGGCGGTACCGACATTCTCATGAACAATGCCGGCATCCAGCCCGGCAGCACGCTGTTCGGCGAGCCCGATCACTGGCAGCGCATCATCGACGTCAATATGTGGGGCATCATCAACGGCTCCCGCATCTTCGCGCCCGCCATGATCGCACGCGGCAAGAGCGGCCTCATCATCAATACCGGCTCGAAACAGGGCATCACCACGCCGCCGGGTGATCCCGTCTACAATGTCTCCAAGGCCGGCGTGAAGGCTTTCACGGAAGCGCTCCAGCACGAGCTACGCAATACCAGGGATTGCCGCGTGACGGCCCACCTGCTGATTCCGGGCTTCGTCTTTACCGGCCTCACCGCCAAGGGCCGCACCGAGAAGCCGGCGGGCGCCTGGACGCCGGAGCAGACGGTCGATTTCATGCTGGCGCGCCTGGAGGCCGGCGATTTCTACATCCTGTGCCCGGATAACGACGTGCCGCGCGCACTCGATGAAAAGCGCATGCTGTGGGCGGCCGGCGACATCATCGAGACCCGCCCGCCGCTGTCGCGCTGGCATCCGGACTACGCGGATGCATTCAAGAGATTCGTGGAGGGGAAGTGA
- a CDS encoding aldehyde dehydrogenase family protein: protein MAVSQAIPITRHPFANGSYKQMLIDGKWVDAASGKRFETRNPATGELLATVAEGDKEDIDRAVAAPRRAFEGPWSKVKPFERQNLLLRLADLVEKNFDELSQLDTLDMGAPLSRTRAYRLRAVGMLRYYAGQTTAIHGETIENSLPGEIFSYTLKEPIGVVGAIIPWNGPLTATIWKIGPAIATGCTVVLKPAEEAPLTSLRIAELAMEAGIPPGVVNVVPGYGETAGAALASHHDVDKIAFTGSHVTGQSIIRASAGNLKRVSLELGGKSPDIVFADADLDAAVPGAAMAVFANSGQICSAGTRLFVEQSIYEEFVGRVAEFGKKLQVGNGLDPNVQIGPLVSEQQLERVTGYLDIGQKEGAKALAGGGRVTEGALSKGFFVSPTVFAGVQDNMRIAQEEIFGPVISAIAFRDMDELVKRANNTTFGLGSGLWTRDVSKAHAVAKSLRAGSVWVNCYQAMDPAVPFGGYKMSGYGRESGKQHVEEYLNVKAVWIKTA, encoded by the coding sequence ATGGCTGTGTCGCAGGCTATTCCGATCACGCGCCATCCGTTCGCGAATGGGTCCTACAAGCAGATGCTGATCGACGGGAAGTGGGTCGACGCAGCCTCAGGCAAACGCTTCGAGACCCGCAATCCCGCAACCGGCGAACTGCTCGCCACCGTCGCCGAAGGTGACAAGGAAGACATCGACCGCGCGGTTGCCGCCCCCCGCCGTGCCTTCGAGGGACCCTGGAGCAAGGTCAAGCCGTTCGAGCGGCAGAATCTGCTCTTGAGGCTCGCCGATCTCGTCGAGAAGAATTTCGACGAATTGTCGCAGCTCGACACGCTCGACATGGGCGCGCCGCTCAGCCGCACCCGCGCCTATCGCCTGCGCGCCGTCGGCATGCTGCGCTACTATGCCGGCCAGACCACGGCGATCCACGGCGAGACCATCGAGAACTCGCTGCCGGGCGAAATCTTCTCCTACACGCTGAAGGAGCCGATCGGCGTCGTCGGCGCGATCATCCCCTGGAATGGACCGCTTACGGCGACGATCTGGAAGATCGGACCGGCGATCGCGACCGGCTGCACCGTGGTGCTCAAGCCCGCCGAAGAGGCGCCGCTGACCTCGCTGCGCATCGCGGAGCTGGCAATGGAGGCAGGCATTCCGCCCGGCGTCGTCAACGTCGTGCCCGGCTATGGCGAGACCGCGGGCGCTGCGCTTGCCTCGCATCATGACGTCGACAAGATCGCCTTCACCGGCTCGCATGTGACCGGCCAGTCGATCATCCGCGCCTCGGCGGGCAACCTCAAGCGCGTCTCGCTCGAGCTCGGCGGCAAGTCGCCGGACATCGTGTTTGCGGACGCCGATCTCGATGCCGCCGTGCCGGGCGCGGCGATGGCGGTGTTCGCCAATTCCGGGCAGATCTGCAGCGCCGGTACGCGCCTGTTCGTCGAGCAGTCGATCTACGAGGAGTTCGTCGGCCGCGTCGCCGAGTTCGGCAAGAAGCTGCAGGTCGGCAACGGTCTTGATCCCAATGTCCAGATCGGGCCGCTGGTGTCCGAGCAGCAGCTCGAACGTGTGACCGGCTATCTCGACATCGGCCAAAAGGAAGGCGCCAAGGCGCTCGCCGGCGGCGGCCGCGTCACCGAAGGCGCGCTGTCGAAGGGCTTCTTCGTCTCGCCGACGGTGTTCGCGGGCGTCCAGGACAACATGCGCATCGCGCAAGAGGAGATCTTTGGTCCCGTCATCTCCGCGATCGCCTTCAGGGACATGGACGAGCTCGTCAAGCGCGCCAACAACACTACCTTCGGCCTCGGTTCGGGCCTGTGGACGCGCGACGTCAGCAAGGCGCATGCGGTCGCAAAATCGCTGCGCGCCGGTTCGGTGTGGGTGAACTGCTACCAGGCGATGGATCCGGCAGTGCCCTTCGGCGGCTATAAGATGAGCGGCTACGGCCGCGAGTCCGGCAAGCAGCATGTCGAGGAGTATCTCAACGTGAAGGCCGTCTGGATCAAGACGGCGTAA
- a CDS encoding alkene reductase, with the protein MKFEALFRPLQVGPYKLAHRVAMAPLTRMRAERESFSPRPLNAEYYGQRATPGGLIIAEASPVLSHGRGNPATPGIYSEAQVAGWRKVVDAVHAKGGIIFLQLWHVGRVSHSSFHGGELPVSASAIPIRADGMKAMTADGKISDYETPRALETDEVRGIVEAFRQGAKNALAAGFDGVEIHGANGYLLEQFLQSRSNHRTDQYGGSIENRARLLLEVTQAAIDVWGANRVGVRLSPHGIANDSGEPDPMPLYTHVVKALDKLDLAYLHFIEPRSSGAGRADVHWENVPSAMVLFRPLYSGVLMTAGGFTGETANAAIAEGHADIIAFGRIFISNPDLPRRLQHGYPITPYNRATFYGGEEKGYTDYPVYDELTPA; encoded by the coding sequence ATGAAGTTCGAAGCGTTGTTTAGGCCGTTGCAGGTCGGTCCGTACAAGCTTGCGCATCGCGTCGCGATGGCGCCGTTGACGCGCATGCGGGCCGAGCGCGAAAGCTTTTCGCCGCGACCGCTCAACGCCGAATATTACGGCCAGCGCGCCACGCCCGGCGGCCTGATCATCGCCGAAGCTTCGCCCGTGCTCTCGCACGGCCGCGGCAATCCGGCGACACCAGGCATCTATTCGGAGGCGCAAGTGGCCGGCTGGCGGAAGGTGGTCGACGCGGTGCACGCAAAGGGCGGCATCATCTTCCTCCAGCTCTGGCATGTCGGCCGCGTCTCGCATTCCTCATTCCACGGCGGCGAGCTGCCGGTCTCGGCCTCGGCGATCCCGATCAGGGCGGACGGGATGAAGGCGATGACCGCCGACGGAAAGATCTCGGACTATGAGACGCCGCGCGCGCTCGAGACCGACGAGGTCAGGGGTATTGTCGAGGCGTTCCGGCAAGGGGCGAAGAATGCGCTCGCGGCGGGGTTCGACGGGGTCGAGATCCACGGCGCCAACGGTTATCTGCTCGAGCAATTCCTGCAGTCGCGCAGCAATCATCGCACCGACCAATATGGCGGCTCGATCGAGAACCGCGCGCGGCTGCTGCTCGAGGTCACGCAGGCGGCGATCGATGTCTGGGGTGCGAACCGCGTCGGTGTGCGGCTCTCGCCCCATGGCATCGCCAATGATTCCGGCGAGCCCGATCCGATGCCGCTGTACACCCATGTAGTGAAGGCGCTGGACAAGCTTGACCTGGCGTATCTGCATTTCATCGAGCCGCGCTCCAGCGGCGCCGGCCGTGCCGACGTCCATTGGGAGAACGTGCCGTCGGCGATGGTGCTGTTCCGTCCGCTCTACAGCGGCGTGCTGATGACCGCAGGCGGCTTCACCGGCGAGACCGCAAACGCGGCGATCGCCGAGGGCCATGCCGATATTATCGCGTTCGGCCGCATCTTCATCTCCAACCCCGATCTGCCGCGCCGCCTGCAGCACGGCTACCCGATCACGCCGTACAACCGTGCGACGTTCTACGGCGGCGAGGAGAAGGGATATACGGATTATCCTGTCTATGACGAGCTGACGCCGGCCTGA
- a CDS encoding GFA family protein, with product MAKAAVAAGTATGQCLCGKVTFEIDVPARWAWHDHSAASRRAHGAAYATYVGSWKKRFRLTSGKTALTRYEDKATKTTRSFCSHCGTPIAYERPRGPHMVNIPRALFNERPGRQPLYHIAIEELQEWAYPGEPLVPLKGFPGVVWQRSKKKKRAGGEDPFELGREEM from the coding sequence ATGGCCAAAGCCGCAGTCGCCGCAGGGACAGCCACCGGCCAATGCCTCTGCGGCAAGGTCACCTTCGAGATCGATGTCCCCGCGCGCTGGGCCTGGCATGACCACTCCGCCGCCAGTCGCCGCGCACATGGCGCGGCTTACGCGACCTATGTCGGCAGCTGGAAGAAGCGCTTCCGCCTCACCTCCGGCAAGACGGCGCTGACCCGCTACGAGGACAAGGCCACGAAGACCACCCGCAGCTTCTGCTCGCATTGCGGCACGCCGATCGCGTATGAGCGCCCGCGCGGGCCGCATATGGTCAACATCCCGCGCGCGCTGTTCAATGAGCGCCCCGGCCGCCAGCCGCTCTATCACATCGCGATCGAGGAGCTGCAGGAATGGGCCTATCCCGGCGAGCCGCTGGTGCCGCTGAAGGGCTTTCCCGGCGTGGTCTGGCAGCGCTCGAAAAAGAAGAAGCGCGCGGGCGGCGAGGACCCATTCGAGCTCGGGCGCGAGGAGATGTAA